CAAACCATGATCCCGACGCTGGACATCACCGAGCGTCCGGCCCCGGCCCCGCGTGCCAAGGTCGAAGCCGGCGTCAAGCTGCGCGGCGCCGAGAAGGTTGCACGCATCCCGGTGAAAATCATCCCGACCACCGAACTGCCGAAGAAACCTGACTGGATCCGCGTGCGCATCCCGGTTTCGCCGGAGGTCGACCGTATCAAGGCCCTGCTGCGCAAACACAAGCTGCACAGCGTGTGCGAAGAAGCTTCCTGCCCGAACCTGGGCGAATGCTTCTCCGGCGGCACCGCCACCTTCATGATCATGGGTGACATCTGCACCCGTCGTTGCCCGTTCTGCGACGTTGGCCACGGCCGGCCGAAGCCACTGGACGTCAACGAGCCGGAAAGCCTGGCGATTGCCATTGCCGACCTGAAACTCAAATACGTGGTGATCACTTCCGTAGACCGCGACGATCTGCGTGACGGCGGTGCCCAGCACTTTGCCGACTGCATCCGCGAGATCCGCAAGCTGTCGCCGAACGTGATGCTCGAAACACTGGTGCCGGACTACCGTGGCCGCATGGACGTTGCGCTGGAAATCACCGCAGCCGAGCCACCGGATGTGTTCAACCACAACCTGGAAACCGTGCCACGCCTGTACAAGGCCGCGCGTCCGGGTTCGGACTACCAGTGGTCGCTGACCCTGCTGCAAAAATTCAAGCAGATGATGCCGCACATCCCGACCAAATCCGGGCTGATGCTGGGCTTGGGCGAGACCGACGAAGAAGTCATCGAAGTCATGAAGCGCATGCGCGAACACGACATCGACATGCTGACCCTGGGCCAATACCTGCAACCGTCGCGCAGCCACTTGCCGGTGCAGCGTTTTGTGCACCCGGATACCTTCGCCTGGTTCGCCGAGGAAGGTTACAAAATGGGCTTCAAGAACGTCGCCTCCGGCCCGCTGGTACGTTCCTCGTACCACGCTGATGAACAAGCCAAGCTGGTCAAGGCAAGCCTGGTTTCGTAAGTGCCTTCTCACTGTAGGGGCAGCAAGGCTGCTCCTACAGTGTTTTCATCCGTTTCTCTCTTCTGCTTGCAACCATCACTGGCTAGAGTGCCTGGGTATCCAACCACGGAGAACCATGGATGACGACTCAACTCTCGGCTGCTGTGCCTGCCCTGCGCCCCGAAGGCGTAATTGGCCTGATCGCCCCCGCCGGGCCTGCCGCACTGGATGTGGAAAAAGCCGGCCAGTGGATGCGCGCCCGTGGCCATGAGCTGCGCATATTTCCCGGCGTCTATGAACGCGACGGCTACCTGGCCGGCAGCGACGAGGTGCGCCTGCGCGACCTGCATGCGGCGTTTGCCGATCCCGAAATTGATGCCATCTTCTGCCTGCGTGGCGGCTACGGCACACCGCGTCTGCTGGACCAGCTGGATTTCGACCTGATTGCAGCCAACCCCAAGCCGTTCGTGGGCTACAGCGACATCACCGCGTTGCATTTGGCCATCAACCGCTATGCAGGTTTTGTGACCTTTCATGGGCCGATGCTCAATGCTGACCTGCTCGGTGACAAACAGCAGCCCACCGAGTCATCGTTGTTCAGCATGCTGCGTGGGCAACTGAGCGAGTGCAGCGTGCTGGCACATCCGGTGGCTTACCCACTGGCCACGATTGAGCCGGGTGTCGCCTGCGGGCGTTTGCTTGGCGGCAACCTGTCGATGATTGCAGCGGTGATGGGCACGGCGTTTGAGATCGACGCTGAAGGCATCATTCTGTTTATTGAAGACGTCAACGAGCCGCTCTACCGAATTGACCGGCTGCTGACCCATTTACGCCTGGCGGGCAAGTTGTGCCAAGTCGCCGGCGTGTTGGTCGGGGATGTATCGGGCGTGGACAAGGCGGCGTTGGAGCGGCTGCTCAAGGAAACCTTCGAGCCGCTGTGCATTCCGGTGCTGTCCGGCTGGCGCAGTGGGCACTGCGATCCGAACCTGACGCTGCCGATGGGCGCGCTGGTGCGGTTGGATGCGGGGGAGCAGCAGTTGGTGTTGGAGCAGGATGTAGTGTTCAAGCCCTGAGAGTGCTATCGCAGGCAAGCCAGCTCCCACAGGAAAATGCATTCCAAAGGTGGGAGCTGGCTTGCCTGCGATGGCGGCAGTCGCCATAGGCCGATTTAACGGCTCTGCAACGACTCCAGCAGCTTCACCGTCGGAAACCCATCCGCAGGCCAACCCAACGACTGCTGCGCCGCCCGAATCGCCTTGCGCGTGTTGGCGCCGATAATCCCGTCCGGGTTGCCCGCGTCATAGCCCTTGGCGCTGAGCACCGTCTGTAAATCAATACGCTGGGAACGACTCAGCGGCAGCTCATCCTTGGGCCAATCGCCACGAATCACACCGCCGCCAGCAAACCGCTCCGACAGCAGGCCCACGGCCAGCGCGTAGGACGATGAGTTGTTGTACTTGAGGATCGCGCGGAAGTTATCCAGCACCAGGAACGCTGGCCCACGGTAGCCGGCCGGCAGCAGCAGGGCAGCGGACAGGTGCTCGACGTTCGGCGGCATGCTTGCGCCAGGTGGCAGTTGAATGCCCAGACTCATCCACTCGCCAACGGTCTTGCGTATGCCGCCGTCGGCCAGGGCGTAATCGAAGTTCGTCGGCAGTTGTTTCACCTCAAAACCCCATGGCTGGCCGCGTTGCCAGCCGGAGCTTTGCAGGTAGTGCGCAGTGGAGGCCAGAGCGTCGCCCGGGCTGTTCCAGATATCGCGGCGCCCGTCGCCATCGAAATCCACGGCGTGGGTGTTGTAGGTAGTCGGGATGAACTGGGTCTGGCCCATGGCCCCGGCCCACGAACCTTTCATCTGGTCGGCGGAGATGTCGCCATGCTGGATGATCTGCAGCGCCGCCAGCAGTTGCGCCTGGGCGAACGCCGGGCGGCGGCCTTCATAGGCCAGGGTTGCCAGGGAACGGATCACCGAATTATTGCCCTGGAACTGGCCAAAGTTGCTTTCCATGCCCCACACCGAAACCAGTGCCTGGCGATCAACGCCATAACGCTCTTCGATGCGCTGCAGGATATCGGCGTATTTGATCAGCAACGCTTGGCCATTACGCACGCGTACCGGCGACAGAGCGCCATCGAGGTATTCCCACACTGGGCGGGAAAACTCCGGCTGGCTGCGGTCAGCGCGAATCACCGCCATGTCGGGCGTCACGCCGGCAAAGGCATTATCGAAGACGGCGGGTGTGATCCCCGCGCTCAGCGCTTGCGCACGAAAACCAGCCTGCCATTCGGCAAAGGTCTGGGTCGGTTGGATATCAAGATTGTCCACGGCCAAAGGGGGAACCACGGCGGGCGCGACGGCCGGCACGGTCTGGACTTTTGGCAGGGGTTGCGCGTCCGCGGCGGTGGGTTTCTCGGCGCAGGCGACAAGCAGAATGAGGCTGGAGGCAGCGATCAGTTGGCGAAGGTGCCAACGACGGGAAAGGCTAGAGGGCATGCACAGGTCCAGGGATTACAAATCAAGTACCGACCTTATCATGCCGGAGGGGCACTTGCCTTCAGGCAGCCAGAAAGTAAGAAGCCTCCCAGCTATTAGACTGGAAGGCTTCGCGGCGGTAGCTGCCTTTGCCCTTGCCGGCGCGTTCCTGACGGCTGCGGAACAGTGGCTGGGCGATGATGGATTTGGCCTTGTTGGGGCCATGCTTGGATGGCTTTTTGCTCATGGTCGGTACTCTCTTGAGGTGGGGGCTTGAGGTGAGGTGAGGCGGTGCAAATCATCTGCCGAAGTGGCGCGGCTGTAAAGCCCGGCGATGTGTAGGCGGTTTCACATTTTCAAGTGGGCACGGTCAATGTGGGAGCTGGCTTGCCTGCGATAGCGGTGTGTCAGCCACTGTCGCTATCGCAGGCAAGCCAGCTCCCACAGGGTTATTCGGCGGGGAGTGTCAGGCGTTGGCCGGACATCAACAGTGACAAACGGCTCAGGCTCATCCACGGCGAACCGGCCGCCTGACCTTTGATCTGCGCGTCGATGCGTTGCGCTTCCAGCAACAGCTGCGCCCAGCGTTGCGCCGAGTGGCGTTGCAGGGCTTTGCTCATCAGGGGTTTGCGCTTGTCCCACACCGGCGGCCTGGCCTGGCTGAAGCATTTGTCCAGCGGCGTGCCTTGGCTGTATTGCAGGGCAATATTGGCCAGCACTCGCAGCTCTCGAGCCAGCGCCCACAGAATTACCGGTGGTTCCACGCCTTCGCCGCGCAAGCCTTCGAGCATGCGCAGGGCGTGGGCGGGTTCGCCATTGAGAATCGCGTCCACCAAGCCGAACACGTCAAAGCGCGCGCTATCAGCCACTGCGCCCTGGACGGTTTCGACGGTGATCTGCCCGTCTTCTGCCATCAGCTTGAGCTTTTCGATTTCCTGGGCGGCGGCAAGCAGGTTGCCCTCGACCCGGGCGGCGATCAGCTCGACGGCATCTTGCGTCGCCGACAGCCCCGATTGGGACAGGCGCTGGCGTATCCACTGCGGCAGCTGGTTGCTGTCCACTGGCCAGATCTGGATGAACTGGGTTTGGGGGCCTTCTACCAGCGCCTTGCCCCACTTGGTTTTCTGCGCGCTGCCATCGAGCTTGGGCAAGCTGATCAACAACACCGTGTCTTCAGCCGGTCGCGAGCAGTATTCCATCAACGCCGCCGCGCCTTTGTCACCCGGCTTGCCCGAAGGCAGGCGCAGTTCCAGCAGGCGTTTCTCGGCGAACAACGACATGCTCGCACCGGCTTGCAGCAGCGTGCCCCAGTCGAAACTGGCGTCGGCGCTGAACACCTGGCGTTCATCGAAGCCTTGCTGGCGCGCGGCGGTGCGAATCGCGTCGGCCGCTTCCTGGCACAGCAGCGGGTCATCACCGCTGACGATATAGACAGGCGCAAGGCCACCTTGCAGGTGTTTGGCGAGTTGGGCGGGGGCAAGTTTCATAGGTGGGGCAAACGGGGCGCCAGGGGCGCCCCGCCTGGCTTACTCGACAGGGACTTCGGCAGGCGATTGTTTCGGCGTGTTGTCTTCGTACTCTTGCGCAGCTTTCAGGGCGTCGGCGTCAGCCTTGGCCTTGTTGTCGGCGGTCAGCTGCAAGGCGGCCAGTTTTTCTGGCGTCAGTTGTTGCAGGCGAATCATCAGGCGCTGGATCAGCTCACGACGCATTTCCTTGCGAACCTGGATGATCTCCGAGTCCGAGCCCACCAGGTTGTTACCGTCGTGGCTCACGACTTTTTGCACTTCAACCTTGTCACCCATCAATGGCAGGTGGTCGCGGCCTTGCAGTTCGTAGACGACCAGGGTGTTCAGCTCAATATCCGACGCACGGCCGGCACTGGCGTAGCTGAGGTTACGCTGGGTTTCTTTCTCGTCCACCAGGTTCAGTTTGTAAGTCGCGCCGGAGGCCACACGTACACCGCTGCTTTCCAGGGTCTGGCGCAGCTGGGTCACGGTATCCCCGTAGGCATTGCGCGCGCTGACGTCCAGTTCCTTGATGCTCAGTTCATTGGTGGCGGTGCCACGCAGCTGGAAGCCGCAAGCGCTCAGCAGCACAGCAAGGCCCATCACCAGCAAATTGCGTTTGATCATTTTGTTGCTCCCCTTGAAACCATGTGGGCCTTATCGAGGCCTTAAAGGTTTAGTTCGGCGCAGGGCTCAAGCCCTGCGCCCGATCCGATTAGCTGGCGACGATATTGACCAGTTTGCCCGGCACTACGATCACTTTGCGGATCGTCAGGCCTTCGGTAAAGCGCAGCACGTTTTCGTTGATGCGCGCTGCGGCTTCCACGTCTTCACGGCTGGCGCTGGCCGGCATGTCGATCTGGCCACGCAGTTTACCGTTAACCTGGATAACCAGTTGCAATGTGTCTTGTACCAGTGCGCTGTCATCCTGCACCGGCCAGCGCGCATCGATGACCGCGTCGCTGTGGCCCAGGCGGCTCCACAGTTCATGGCTGATGTGCGGCGTGATGGGTGCCAGCAGCAACACCACGGCTTCCAGGCCTTCCTGTACCAGCGCGCGGTCCTGTTCGGTGGCTTGCGGGGCTTTTTCCAGCACGTTCATCAGTGTCATCACCTGGGCGATGGCAGTGTTGAACTTGTGGTTCTGGCCCACGTCCTGGCTGGCCTGGCGGATGGCCAGGTGGGTGCTGCGGCGAATGGCTTTTTGCTCATCGCTCAGCGACGCCACGTCCAGCTTGCCGGGCAGGCCCTGGCTGACATGGGCGTGCGCCAGGCGCCAGACGCGCTTGAGGAAGCGGTGCGAGCCTTCAACCCCGGAGTCGGACCATTCGGCGCTCATGTCGGGCGGCGAGGCGAACATCATGAACAGGCGGCAGGTGTCGGCGCCGAACTGATCGATCATCGACTGTGGGTCGACGCCGTTGTTCTTGGACTTGGCCATCTTCTCGGTGCCACCGATTTCCACCGGCAGGCCGTCGGATTTCAGCTTGGCGCTGATCACCTTGGCTTTGCTGTCACGCTCAAGCTCGACGTCTGCCGGGTTGAACCAGGTGTAGGCGCCATTGGCTTCGCGGCGATAGTAAGTCTCGGCGATCACCATGCCTTGGGTCAGCAGGTTCTTGAACGGCTCATCGGAACTCACCAGGCCTTCGTCGCGCATCAGCTTGTGGAAGAAGCGTGCATAAAGCAGGTGAAGAATCGCGTGTTCGATGCCGCCGATGTATTGATCCACCGGCAACCAGTGGTCGGCTGCGGATTTTTCTACCAGGCCGCCTTCATAGTGTGGCGAGGCGTAGCGGGCGTAGTACCACGAGGACTCGACGAAGGTGTCCATGGTGTCGGTTTCACGCTTGGCAGGTGCGCCGCATTTAGGGCACGTGCACTCGTAGAACTCGGGCATGCGCGCCAATGGCGAACCGGCGCCATCCGGCACCACGTCTTCAGGCAGCACCACCGGCAACTGGTCTTCCGGCACCGGCACGTCACCGCAGGTTTCGCAGTGGATGATCGGGATCGGGCAGCCCCAGTAGCGCTGGCGGCTGATGCCCCAGTCGCGCAGGCGGAACTGGGTGCGCGAGGCACCGAGGTTCTTCTGGATCAAGGCAACTTCGATGGCGTCGAACGCACCCTGGAAGTCCAGGCCGTCGAACTCACCGGAGTTGATCAGTTCGCCGTGCTCGCCGTAGGCGTCTTGCCACGGGGCCGGGTTGGTATCGCCCGAGCTGGTACGCACGACGGATTTGATCGGCAGGCTGTACTTGGTGGCGAACTCGAAGTCGCGCTCGTCGTGGGCCGGCACAGCCATTACTGCGCCATCGCCGTAGTGCATCAGCACGTAGTTGGCGACCCACACCGGCAGTTTTTCGCCGGTCAGTGGGTGCTCGACGAACAGGCCGGTTGGCAGGCCTTTTTTCTCTTGGGTGGCGACGTCGGCTTCGGCCACGCTGCCGCCTTTGCATTCGGCGATGAACGCTTGCAGCTCAGGGTTGTTCTGTGCGGCCTGGGTAGCCAGCGCGTGCTCGGCGGCCACGGCGACGTAAGTCGCGCCCATCAGGGTATCGGGGCGGGTGGTGAAAACTTTGAGTGCGCCGGCTTCGCCGATCGAATCGACGTTGTACGGGAACTGCACTTCCATGCCTTTGGATTTGCCGATCCAGTTGCGCTGCATGGTCTTGACCTGTTCAGGCCAGCCCGGCATGTCGTCAAGGCTCGACAAGAGTTCATCGGCGTAGGCCGTGATCTTGAAGTAGTACATCGGGATCTGGCGCTTTTCGATCACCGCGCCGGAACGCCAGCCGCGACCGTCGATCACTTGCTCGTTGGCCAGTACGGTCTGGTCGATCGGGTCCCAGTTCACGGTGCCGTTTTTACGGTAGATCACGCCTTTTTCGAACAGGCGTGTAAACAGCCACTGTTCCCAGCGGTAGTAATCGGGCTTGCAGGTAGTCACTTCGCGGGACCAGTCCACCGCCAGGCCCAGGCTGCGCAGCTGGGTTTTCATGTAGGCGATGTTTTCGTAGGTCCACTTGGCGGGCGCCACGTTGTTTTTCATCGCGGCGTTTTCCGCCGGCATGCCGAAGGCGTCCCAACCCATAGGTTGCAGGACGTTCTTGCCGAGCATGCGCTGGTAGCGGGAAATCACGTCGCCGATGGTGTAGTTACGCACGTGCCCCATGTGTAGCTTGCCGCTGGGGTAAGGGAACATCGATAGGCAGTAGTAAGTCTCCTTGCCTGGCTGTTCACTGACTTCAAAGGACTTTTGCTCGTCCCAGAAGGTTTGGGCGGCATTTTCTATTTCACGGGGCTGATATTGTTCGTGCATGGCTACTTTTGAACTGAATAGGGGTGGCCTAATCCTCTTCGGTACAACATTCAGGTTGATCGACACCAAAAAGCGGCGCGTCCGTGCCCAAACCCTGCGGGAAGTGGAGTTACAGGAAGCGCCGTAGCATACATGACCCCACTCTATCGAGGGAAACCCTGATTGCGCGGCGAGGGCCGTCTGTCGCGGCGCCAGGCAGGCGCAGCCACGGGGACTACGCTGTTTATTGGGGAGTGAGTCTTATCTTCAATGAGGTGAGGGGATGGTTGAATCGCAGCGAACTTTAATGAAACCGCAATTGTATGAAGGACTGATCGACCGTTTGGGTCGGGCATTGGATGCCGCAAGAACCGCAGGCCGATTGCGTGATGAACGGCCTCTGGAGCTGGAGTTGCGAGGCTTGAGCCAGGCCGAGCTTGAATTGATCAAGTGCTACCTGGAATTGAATCACCACCGTGCCTCTCAGGAACGGGCTGCCCCGCCCGCCCAAGAGCCTTTGCGTTCGGCCAAGGTGATCTGGCTGAAAGATGTGTCTGCTGGTCGCGGTCCCGATAAGCGTCGGGCCGTACGGTAAACGTGGAGCACCGCGTTTTCCTTTGAGTCGTCTCGAAACAGGTTGGTAAAGATTGTCGCTGAACCCCGTTGCATCTAGGCTTCGGGCATCTTTGGAGATGCCCGATGCCTTTTCGTTATTTCATTAAACAATTGCTCTTGCCGCCTGGCATTTTTTTGCTGCTGCTGGCGCTTGCCTGGTGGCTGCGTAAAAGTCGCCCGCGCCTGGCCGGGTGCTGCTTTGCCGTGGGGTTGGGCGGCTTATGGTTGATCAGCCTGCCAGTGATGGTGCAATGGGGCGCGCATGCCCTGGAGACCGAGCCACCCTTGGCCCGCGAAGAATGGGCGACGCTGGCCCAGCGCGCCGATGCGATTGTGGTGCTGGGTTCCGGGCGCGAACGCGGTGACCCCGCGTGGGGCTCCGATCAACCCACCGGCACAGGGCTTGAGCGCCAGCGTTATGCCGCGCGTCTGGCCAAGGCCTCCGGCTTGCCGGTGTTGACCAGCGGCGGCTTGCACTACGGCACGCCTCCCAGTGAGGCCGAGCTGATGACCGTGTCGATGCAGGACGACTTCGGCGTTACGGTGCGCTGGAAAGAAGAGCGCAGCCGCACCACCTGGGAAAACGCGCAGATGAGCGCCGAGATCCTGTTGCCGCAAGGTATCAAGCGCGTGGTGGTGGTGACCCAGGCCTGGCACATGCCGCGTGCGGTGTGGAGCTTTGAGAAGGCGGGCTTTACCGTGGTGCCGGGGCCGGTGGGTTTTTTGGGCGTAGACAATGCGCGGCCACTGGGCGGCTGGATGCCGGAGTTCGTGGCGGTGTGGCGCAGCGGGCAGTTGATCAATGAGGCGGTGGGGCAGGTGGGGTATCGGGTGTTTTACCGGTAACGCCGCCATTCCAAATGTGGAAAGCGGTTCATGTGGGAGCGGGCTTGCTCGCGAAAGCGGTGTGTCAGTCAGCTTATTCGTTAACTGATACACCGTATTCGCGAGCAAGCCCGCTCCCACACTGGTTTTGTGGTGTTCGTTTAGACGGCTTTCGACATCCGGCCTGCCAGCAGCGCCCAGCCGAACAAGCCCAGGCACACGATGATCAACGGCCACGAACGCCATTGCAGGTACGGCGTGAGGTTATGCATCGGCACCACTTCGCCGTAAAGAATCCCACGCTCAAACTGCGGGATCTGCGCGGTGATCTGCCCAAACGGGTTGATCAGGCCAGTCACCCCATTGTTGGTGGCACGGATCATCCAACGGCCAGCCTCCAAGGCACGCATCTGCGCCATTTGCAGGTGTTGCAGCGGGCCGATGGAGCGGCCAAACCAGGTGTCGTTGCTGATGGTCAGGAGCAAATCGCTCTGGGCCGACAGGCCGGCGGCGAATTCCGGGTACACCACTTCATAGCAAATGAACGGCGCAATCTGATAGCCCTTGGCCTGCAGCATCGCCTGATCGGACGGGCCGCGTGCGAAGTCTGACATCGGCAAGTCGAAGAAGGCGATCAGCCCGCGCAGCATGTCTTGCAACGGCACGTACTCACCAAAAGGCACCAGTTTTTGCTTGAGGTAAGTGCCTTCGCCTTCGCCCACCACCGTGATGCCGTTGAAGTAGCGCTTCTGGTGGTGCACTTCCTGGCGGATTGGTACGCCGGTGATCAGCGCGGTGTGCCGATCGGCGGCAAACTTGCCCATCATGCCCAAGTAGCCTTCCACCGATTCCTTGAGCACCGGCACGGCGGTTTCCGGCCATACCAGCAGGTCCACCGGCTTGGAGCTGAAGCTCATGTCGCGGTACAGCGCCAACTGCGCATCGATCTGCGCGGGGTCCCACTTCATGCTTTGTTCGACGTTGCCCTGAATCGCCGCCACGGTCAGTGGTGCGCCGGAGGGCGAGGTCCAGGCGTGATGCTTGAGCGCCAAGCCGATGGCCCAGGGTGCAACCAACAGCACCAGCCCCGCGCCGATAAACCCGTTGCGCTTGCTTGCCAACAGGCGTGGCAGGTTGCACAGCACGGCCGCCGTCAGCGCCAGGGCGAAGGAGATCAGCCACATGCCACCCAGTGGCGCCAGGCCAGTGAGCGGGCCGTCGAGTTGGCTGTAACCGGAGTACAGCCAAGGGAAACCGGTCAGGAACCAACCACGAAACGCTTCCTGGCCAACCCACAGCGCCGCAAAGGTCAGCGCATCGGCCAGCGGCGCCTCATTGCGGCGCAACCAGCGCGCCCACAGCCAGGCAGGCAGGGCGAAGAACCAGGCAATTGCGGCGGTAAACAGCAGCATCAAAAAGCCAGCCAGCAACACCGAAGCGCCGCCGAAGTGGTGAATGCTGTAGTAGATCCAGCTGGTGCCGGCGCCGAACAGGCCAAAACCGAAGCACCAGCCACGGCCCAGGGCCTGGCGTGGCGTCAGCTCGCGCAGCCCCACATAGAACAGCCCGACGGCCAGTAGCGCAAATGGCCACAGATCGAAGGGCGCCAGCGCCAGGGTAGTGACGGCGCCAGCCACCGCGGCCAGCAGGTTACCGGGCCAGCCGGGTGCAATCAGACGGCGCATGTAGGGGTGGGTCATCAGCTATTTCCTGTGTCGCGCCGGGCCTGCTGCGGCACAGGGCAAGGCGCGAGGAGTGTGGTTTGGTTTTTCCAAATGAACGACGAGTAACGCAGCCCTGTGCCGCAGCAGGCCCGGCCCTTCGGGTTGCCCCTGAGAGCGGGCCATGCTGCGTTGCAGGCCTTGAAAAGGGAACGCCATTCCCTGCGGCCTGCGCCTTGCCTGGCCCGCTCTCAGGAGCAACGCGACACAGGAAATAGCTGATGACCCACCCCTTCCTTAGCGGGCAATAGGTGTCAGGCGAATCAGATGAATCCGGCGGCTATCAGCATTCAGAATGCGAAAGCGATAAGCGCCAATCTCAGTGGTTTCGTTACGTTTTGGCAGGTGCCCAAACGCACTCATCACCAAACCGCCCACGGTGTCGAACTCATCGTCGGAGAATTCGCTGTCGAAGAACTCGTTGAAGTTCTCGATCGGCGTCAGCGCCTTGACCAGGAAATCACCGCTGGGCAGCGGCTTGATGTAGCTGTCTTCTTCGACGTCGTGCTCGTCTTCGATGTCGCCGACGATTTGCTCAAGCACGTCTTCGATGGTCACAAGACCGGCC
The window above is part of the Pseudomonas sp. KBS0710 genome. Proteins encoded here:
- the lipA gene encoding lipoyl synthase, which produces MIPTLDITERPAPAPRAKVEAGVKLRGAEKVARIPVKIIPTTELPKKPDWIRVRIPVSPEVDRIKALLRKHKLHSVCEEASCPNLGECFSGGTATFMIMGDICTRRCPFCDVGHGRPKPLDVNEPESLAIAIADLKLKYVVITSVDRDDLRDGGAQHFADCIREIRKLSPNVMLETLVPDYRGRMDVALEITAAEPPDVFNHNLETVPRLYKAARPGSDYQWSLTLLQKFKQMMPHIPTKSGLMLGLGETDEEVIEVMKRMREHDIDMLTLGQYLQPSRSHLPVQRFVHPDTFAWFAEEGYKMGFKNVASGPLVRSSYHADEQAKLVKASLVS
- a CDS encoding LD-carboxypeptidase, whose amino-acid sequence is MTTQLSAAVPALRPEGVIGLIAPAGPAALDVEKAGQWMRARGHELRIFPGVYERDGYLAGSDEVRLRDLHAAFADPEIDAIFCLRGGYGTPRLLDQLDFDLIAANPKPFVGYSDITALHLAINRYAGFVTFHGPMLNADLLGDKQQPTESSLFSMLRGQLSECSVLAHPVAYPLATIEPGVACGRLLGGNLSMIAAVMGTAFEIDAEGIILFIEDVNEPLYRIDRLLTHLRLAGKLCQVAGVLVGDVSGVDKAALERLLKETFEPLCIPVLSGWRSGHCDPNLTLPMGALVRLDAGEQQLVLEQDVVFKP
- a CDS encoding lytic murein transglycosylase: MPSSLSRRWHLRQLIAASSLILLVACAEKPTAADAQPLPKVQTVPAVAPAVVPPLAVDNLDIQPTQTFAEWQAGFRAQALSAGITPAVFDNAFAGVTPDMAVIRADRSQPEFSRPVWEYLDGALSPVRVRNGQALLIKYADILQRIEERYGVDRQALVSVWGMESNFGQFQGNNSVIRSLATLAYEGRRPAFAQAQLLAALQIIQHGDISADQMKGSWAGAMGQTQFIPTTYNTHAVDFDGDGRRDIWNSPGDALASTAHYLQSSGWQRGQPWGFEVKQLPTNFDYALADGGIRKTVGEWMSLGIQLPPGASMPPNVEHLSAALLLPAGYRGPAFLVLDNFRAILKYNNSSSYALAVGLLSERFAGGGVIRGDWPKDELPLSRSQRIDLQTVLSAKGYDAGNPDGIIGANTRKAIRAAQQSLGWPADGFPTVKLLESLQSR
- the arfA gene encoding alternative ribosome rescue factor ArfA, encoding MSKKPSKHGPNKAKSIIAQPLFRSRQERAGKGKGSYRREAFQSNSWEASYFLAA
- the holA gene encoding DNA polymerase III subunit delta produces the protein MKLAPAQLAKHLQGGLAPVYIVSGDDPLLCQEAADAIRTAARQQGFDERQVFSADASFDWGTLLQAGASMSLFAEKRLLELRLPSGKPGDKGAAALMEYCSRPAEDTVLLISLPKLDGSAQKTKWGKALVEGPQTQFIQIWPVDSNQLPQWIRQRLSQSGLSATQDAVELIAARVEGNLLAAAQEIEKLKLMAEDGQITVETVQGAVADSARFDVFGLVDAILNGEPAHALRMLEGLRGEGVEPPVILWALARELRVLANIALQYSQGTPLDKCFSQARPPVWDKRKPLMSKALQRHSAQRWAQLLLEAQRIDAQIKGQAAGSPWMSLSRLSLLMSGQRLTLPAE
- the lptE gene encoding LPS assembly lipoprotein LptE; this translates as MIKRNLLVMGLAVLLSACGFQLRGTATNELSIKELDVSARNAYGDTVTQLRQTLESSGVRVASGATYKLNLVDEKETQRNLSYASAGRASDIELNTLVVYELQGRDHLPLMGDKVEVQKVVSHDGNNLVGSDSEIIQVRKEMRRELIQRLMIRLQQLTPEKLAALQLTADNKAKADADALKAAQEYEDNTPKQSPAEVPVE
- the leuS gene encoding leucine--tRNA ligase, encoding MHEQYQPREIENAAQTFWDEQKSFEVSEQPGKETYYCLSMFPYPSGKLHMGHVRNYTIGDVISRYQRMLGKNVLQPMGWDAFGMPAENAAMKNNVAPAKWTYENIAYMKTQLRSLGLAVDWSREVTTCKPDYYRWEQWLFTRLFEKGVIYRKNGTVNWDPIDQTVLANEQVIDGRGWRSGAVIEKRQIPMYYFKITAYADELLSSLDDMPGWPEQVKTMQRNWIGKSKGMEVQFPYNVDSIGEAGALKVFTTRPDTLMGATYVAVAAEHALATQAAQNNPELQAFIAECKGGSVAEADVATQEKKGLPTGLFVEHPLTGEKLPVWVANYVLMHYGDGAVMAVPAHDERDFEFATKYSLPIKSVVRTSSGDTNPAPWQDAYGEHGELINSGEFDGLDFQGAFDAIEVALIQKNLGASRTQFRLRDWGISRQRYWGCPIPIIHCETCGDVPVPEDQLPVVLPEDVVPDGAGSPLARMPEFYECTCPKCGAPAKRETDTMDTFVESSWYYARYASPHYEGGLVEKSAADHWLPVDQYIGGIEHAILHLLYARFFHKLMRDEGLVSSDEPFKNLLTQGMVIAETYYRREANGAYTWFNPADVELERDSKAKVISAKLKSDGLPVEIGGTEKMAKSKNNGVDPQSMIDQFGADTCRLFMMFASPPDMSAEWSDSGVEGSHRFLKRVWRLAHAHVSQGLPGKLDVASLSDEQKAIRRSTHLAIRQASQDVGQNHKFNTAIAQVMTLMNVLEKAPQATEQDRALVQEGLEAVVLLLAPITPHISHELWSRLGHSDAVIDARWPVQDDSALVQDTLQLVIQVNGKLRGQIDMPASASREDVEAAARINENVLRFTEGLTIRKVIVVPGKLVNIVAS
- a CDS encoding YdcF family protein, with the protein product MPFRYFIKQLLLPPGIFLLLLALAWWLRKSRPRLAGCCFAVGLGGLWLISLPVMVQWGAHALETEPPLAREEWATLAQRADAIVVLGSGRERGDPAWGSDQPTGTGLERQRYAARLAKASGLPVLTSGGLHYGTPPSEAELMTVSMQDDFGVTVRWKEERSRTTWENAQMSAEILLPQGIKRVVVVTQAWHMPRAVWSFEKAGFTVVPGPVGFLGVDNARPLGGWMPEFVAVWRSGQLINEAVGQVGYRVFYR
- the lnt gene encoding apolipoprotein N-acyltransferase; this encodes MRRLIAPGWPGNLLAAVAGAVTTLALAPFDLWPFALLAVGLFYVGLRELTPRQALGRGWCFGFGLFGAGTSWIYYSIHHFGGASVLLAGFLMLLFTAAIAWFFALPAWLWARWLRRNEAPLADALTFAALWVGQEAFRGWFLTGFPWLYSGYSQLDGPLTGLAPLGGMWLISFALALTAAVLCNLPRLLASKRNGFIGAGLVLLVAPWAIGLALKHHAWTSPSGAPLTVAAIQGNVEQSMKWDPAQIDAQLALYRDMSFSSKPVDLLVWPETAVPVLKESVEGYLGMMGKFAADRHTALITGVPIRQEVHHQKRYFNGITVVGEGEGTYLKQKLVPFGEYVPLQDMLRGLIAFFDLPMSDFARGPSDQAMLQAKGYQIAPFICYEVVYPEFAAGLSAQSDLLLTISNDTWFGRSIGPLQHLQMAQMRALEAGRWMIRATNNGVTGLINPFGQITAQIPQFERGILYGEVVPMHNLTPYLQWRSWPLIIVCLGLFGWALLAGRMSKAV